The nucleotide sequence ACCTGTTTTCAGGATCTCTTCAACTTTTTTGGTGTATCCATCCAGTTTTTCCAAGTCGTTATGAGAGGTGAGCACATCGTCAACATAAGAATCTTCCTCCAGGATTCTGCACTCCTCTTTTAGGTGAGTAAACGTGGGTAGCTTTGCAGTCTCTCTCATTGCCAGCTGTGCAATGCATCCTGCTGGACGATCGCCAATGTTGACTCGGGTGATGGCATACTCCTCAATTTCACTGTCTTCGGTGTTTCTCCAAAGGAATCTGTGGAGGTGCATTTCTGGTTCTTCCAACCACACTGAGTTGTACATCTTCTTGATGTCTCCAAGTGCTGCATGCACTCCTCTTCTGAATCTGAGTAAAACTGCTCGGATCGGGTTGAGGACGTCTGGTCCTTTCAACAGGATATCGTTCATGCTAAGTCCCTTGAACTTCTGGCTGCTGTTCCAGACTAGGCGCACTGGTGTGGTTACGGAGTGGGGGTTTGGCGCTACCAACTGGCTAACGTACCACACCGCTCCTCTCCAATTGGTGATCATTTCTTTGCTGAGTTTCTTTGCTGCTCCTCTTTCCACCATTTCATGGACTTGGGATGCGTATGCCACTTTCCACTGGGTATCTTTTTTGAGTTGTTTCTCTGTCCTCAGAAAGGTTGCTTCTACTCCGCTTCTGTTGTTGGGTAGAGAGAAGGGGTCTTCGATCCATGGGTATTTCGTATCCCAGTGAGGTTGGTCGACGTGATCATCGGTGGTGACATAGGTGACGCCTTTTCTGATGATTTGCAGCTCTCTTTCCTCACTCAGTGTCATCTCCTTGCCTCCTGGCTGGCAGTTGCCACATCTGCATCCTCCGCACTTTGGTTCGCAGGCTGCCCCGATACTGTCCCATTTCCACCAGTTGAGGAATTCTTTGTCTATGACAGTGCTTCTAGTTTCAGCTTTGAATTCCTCTGGTGCTCTGAGTTCCTGGTATTTCACAGCTGTGGCCCTCATGGACCGTGCAAAGTGTGTTCTGGATGTGCGAGCTGCCACACTCTTCCTCAAAGAGGTCTGGGTGCGTTCCGCCAACGGTCTTTcccaatggtccgtcccacaaGACGAGGTCGCCGATCACTTTCACCCTCTGTGGTGCGAGGCGTCCTTCCCGGTGACCGATGAGCAGCTCGACCCGCTCTGGCCTGTGCAGGTCCTCTAAGCTGACATCTGGGAAGAACCCTTTCAGTTCTTCAGGTTTGACAGTCCTACTTATCCTGGCTATTTCTTTCAAACCATAACAGGTGAGTTCATGGTCTCTTTGCGTCCCCGTGGGTGTCTTGGTTCTCACTCGGAgctgatatttttttgttctttctttcagAACCATCCACCCAACACCGTGGACATAGAATGGAATAGAGTGACCTCACTTCTGAGGTTGAGCCTTTTGGCTGCGCTGTGGGTAATGTAGTTTGTGTCAGACGCCAAGTCAATCAGTGTTCCAATTTTCTGACCTGCATTGGTTGTTACTTCGAGGAGCATAAGCATCACTGGGAGTTCCGCCCCTTCACTATGACCCATTGCTACTTGTCGGTGCAGAGCGAACTTGCCGAAACATTGGTGAAGACTCTCTTGAATTCTTCTGCCGCTTCGGGGGACATTGTAGACACGAATCGCTGTTGTTCTTCTGTCAATTCGTGCCTCCCCACGTTTGGTCTTGGTATCGCGTCTCCTTTTTGACACAGGAAAAAGTGATGGTCTCTCTTGCAGCTCTGTTTCCTGCACAAGTAAGTGTCCTTGCATTTGCTTTCATCCTTGTGACACCCTAGGCACTTTTTGCAGGCTCCCAACCTTTCAACAGCACTCAACTTGTCTTTTGGTCTCAGGTTTTTGAACATCCTGCAGAAGAAAAGCTTCTCTCTGTGCCCCTCATCCCCACAGACGACACATCCCCCTTTACTCGTGGACTTGGTTGAGGCGTACCTCCTGGATTCATTTGGCCTGGGTTCGACTGATCTTTTCTCGGGCTTCCGACATGTTTTAAGCTGCTCAATACTCTCCAAGACCCCCTCTTGGTCCTTCAGGTACCTTAGGAGGTTGTCGAAGTGGTTGTCTGAGGTGACTCCATTAGCTGGGTTGGTCATGAAGACTAACCAGTCTCTCATTATTGCTTCTGGTAATTTACTCTCTATTGATCTGATTACAAGCGGATTTTTGATGGCTACAGTGTTTTCGAGTTCTATGAGGTCGTTGAGGGCCTTTTCGATTGCTTGGATCATGTCAATCACTTTCCGGGGTTGGTCTGATGTCAGGATGGGGATTTTATCCAGGTCCCCAACGATCTCCAAagctattgttgttttgtttctctCATTCCCTGCCCCCCTCGGACCTTCGTAGGTGTTCTGCCTTCCTTACATTGAAGATGACATTTGTTTTCTTAGGTTTCCCAGTCTCCTATCCAGGGTGGCTTTTGCTTCATCTGGGATCCATTCTTCCCATTCCCTGAGTGCTGTCGCGAAATCATTTATGCGTCTTTTAGCATAGCATACTCGGAATTCATAGGCGTACTTATATGCCGCAGACACTGGGGTCTCAAGGGCCTTTTCGCTGTATGATTCTGCTTCCTCGATTGCGATCGAGAGCTCAAGTCTACCATATCTATCCCAGAGATTTGATTGTACTGTTTTCCTTACTTCTGTCAGCTTGGTTTCACAGTCTTCTTTGGTCTTCTTTATTTTCGCCAGTTGCTGCTTCTCCAATCTCTCTTCTCTATCTTCCTCATCATCTCCCAGTTCAGCTAGGAGGCCGAGTTTGTAATGGCTTTTGGTGCAATTCACCTCTCGTGCATTTGCATAGAGCATATTGTATTCCTTCAGCAACTCAGATtttaccagttgttttgcctcTTCTCCTAAGTAAGTGGCTTGATTGATGAAGGCTATTTTTGCTCTGGTCATTTCGGACTTTAGCAGCTCAATTGTTTTCCCAGTGGCTTCTTCCGCCATGGCTTGAGCTTTAGTTTGCTCTTGAGGCTTTTCCTCTTGCTCTCGAGGCTTTGCCCCGCTCGAGGCTTTTCCGACGACTGCGTTGGCTTTGACTCCAGGCCTTTAATCCTATGTCTTTAATGCCACACTGGTTTTCAACTGTCAAGTtctctctactttcttcaaattttgccccaaacttgaaaagggcccccgatcttttcacagcagtaacgactcaaatccttccagtttacagtttTATTGAAGcttatggtgataggaagtgaataggttgaaaaccttaaagaaggaagcatgtgacatcattcaagtttcaagttactatgttgatcaaagtgttgctcttgagtttactaataacatcctgaatttactacagaaaagcagaagagcgttcaaatgatagagtggaagtgaatgggtacattaactgattgagtaaatcaaacacaaatattcactttacaaaGATTGGTCgtaagagtaatccaagttaaaggAAACTACAAAGACTACAACTTATGGTTGTGAGAAaacaaattaagcatcaatcagctggcatctaggtggtacttattttttatcctaccagttgcgtgtgattgGGTTTGAAGGGTATTTcttgctcctttctcgcctgtctcctttcaaggctggactctgaatttatatcctggctcatgccttatgatctcaggcaggaaatgaggtgaggtgactttgattgggttttcttttctgccccctgttgggctggaggaggggcagacatttaaccttctataaaaccactgtagagagcatcctggcgtacggcatcacagtgtggtacgctggaagcacggtggcagacaaaaaggccgtgcagaaagtgattaacactgcccagaggattgtcggctgctctctgccctcactggaagacattgccagccctcgttacctcagcagagccaagaacatcataggggacccttaccaccctggtcacaatctgttccagctgctgccctctggcagacgctataggtcccacaaagcacggacaaataggcttaaggacagttttttccccacatccatcagacatctaaactcgcggtaacataacacacattcccttctgcggtaatattaAAAgaggtttgggtggtgatctgcctcctactagctgactgaagtaaggtaagtggaagacagtgagaggtaagcgagaggtaagcgacctgtatccacaatagcagaatgccaaattacaagtccgtaactacactgatttaggtcttttgccgagtaaacgtagcttatggagaagcaccatcaatttcgtcacacgcagtttctgcgtgtgatgacaagtaggctttttgtgttgtgataacgacaacaggggcctatgtccgattattattatatcttctccatagttgacttgacagacagagagagccataaaaattcatattttcaaatgttattccttgagagccataatcaaaattgaaaagtaaaaatacatgaaaatatgtgcccTCTTTAGTCATTTCACAACTTTTAAAGGACAAAATGTCTCCGAattcttttgaaaatattgttacgAATGTTACTAATCAATAAGTATTAATgggaatatgcatgcagaagactTTGATCTTACTGAATCATTTCCATCCCTGCTTGCCTTTGTGCATTTGTGTTTGCGCGCCCCCTAGTGTCACATTCATCGAAGGCACGGTGACCACTTTGGAGGACGAGGATGGCTGTGTGACAGGAATTCATTACAAGGATAAAAACAGCGGGGACGTGAAGGTATGCAGCGGacataattttcattttgaacatttGCTCATGAGATCTTGTCAACAGGAAGTTCATGCAGCGCTGACCGTGGTGGCTGATGGATGCTTCTCCAAATTCAGGAAGAATCTGGTCTCAGGAAAAGCTCACACTTCTTCTCACTTTGTTGGCTGCCTCATGAAGGTGCGCACACATGCACGTGCAGATCCATTTTATTGATCTAATAATTTCCTGTTGCTCTCCTTAGGACTGCCCCCAGTTTAAAGCCAATCACGCTGAGTTAGTGCTGGCCGATCCCAGCCCCGTGCTGATCTATCAGATCTCCTCCAATCACACAAGAGTTCTTGTGGACATAAGAGGGGAGATGCCACGAAACCTTCCACAGTACCTCGCCGAGAAAATACACCCTCAATTGCCGGGTAAAGTCACAACAGACACTCGAATGCACTTTAAGCACTGCCAGTTTGAAGGGCAATCCAAATCAACGGGGTAGAATCTTAGTTCCATGGCATAGTCTGCATATACATGGCACGTTTGATGGCTTTGGTATTTATAATAGGGCTGAATGGACTTTGATGTGAACTATCACAGGTACACGCTGGAAGCAGAGCTAACCTTAAGGGTCTGGCTGAAATGTTGCCATCGCTTACACTTGGGTATTGATTTGTCGGATTTCTACATTTTGGGGCCGAGTGATGAAGCCTCTGTGCTCTCTCTTCAGAGCATTTAAAGGACGCTTTCATGGAGGCGCTACAGAACGACCGTGTCCGGTCCATGCCTGCCAGCTACCTCCCCCCGTCCACTGTCAACAAGTCAGGTACCTACTCATACAGAAGCTGCCCGCTTGTGCTTGGAAATGAATTGAtgttgggagagaaaaaaataccgtATGTTCTCGGATATAAGCCggatataaatattttaatccatGATGACTGTACGACtcagctgaaaaaaaaactgaggtgcgtagaaaaacaaaaaacgaaacaaaaataTCTGAGATTTAATGGTCCAATTACCAAACCAAAGTAGAACTTTATGGGCATTTTTGAAAGGCCAGTGTACATATTTTAAATCCACTGTGCATGTTAACGTGCATGTTGTGCAATCTTAAAACcaactgtatgtatacatgtgcatgtatgtatatgtatacttatgtatgtatatatatatatatatatatatatacatatataggtatgtatgtgtatatatatatgcgtatatgtatataatgtatatatatatatatatatatatatatatatatatatatatatatatatatatatatatatatacacgtattgtgtgtgtgtgcgtgcatataTATccgtatatatagatgtatatatttcagcaacagttatttatttattaacttatttattatccatttatgtctaaaatgttttttcctgtgtgtctgtattctcaccctcttgccactgtgacagtaaaatttcccaaatacgggatgaataaagttatctaatctaatgttcaAGAATATCACTCACTATAGGTACATGCAGTTAAGGACATGTGACCCAGTTGATGCACGTGGTTTGCAGGCGTATTGCTCCTGGGTGACGCTTACAACATGAGACACCCTTTGACTGGCGGAGGGATGAGCGTCGCTCTCAATGATGTCCGCATCTGGAGGAGCCTGCTTTGGAACATTCCAGACCTAAGAGATGACAGAGCCCTGTTGCAGGTGAAAGCAGATGTCGAGACCTATAATtggcaattattattttttaaagtgcaaGCTACAAACCCCGTTTAACAATTTACACAAAGGGGCACGCCCATGATTGACTGGATGTTAAAAGAAAAGACAGCGGCATAAACCCTTTGGCAAAGCGTCAGCTCAGTGATATTCAAAATACAATGTTGTAATGAGCTTTTTCTGTGTTGAAATTTGCCAATCCTTTCTCTCACCTAATAGGCAAAGAAGAAATTTCACTGGGAGCGCAAGTCATCACATTCTTTCGTGGTGAACGTGTTGGCCCAGGCCTTATACGAGCTATTTGCAGCCACAGACGGTGAGCGTCGGAATCCAACAAACCTCGGTAGCAcgacaaagaaaatatttgtcaCGTTGGTGTGTTTTGAGCAGAGTCACTGCACGAGCTAAGAAAAGCCTGCTTTCGATACTTCAAACTTGGAGGAGAGTGCATTGCTGGTCCAATTGGACTCCTATCAGTGTACGTACGATAACATACCTGGGTGCCTTTGACGTTTCTGTCAATTAACAAATTCCATTTTTGCCCCCCACCCCAGTTTGTCACCCAGACCAATGATCCTTATCGGACACTTTTTTGCCGTTGCCTTGTACGCCGTGTATTTCAACTTCAAGTCAGAGTCCTGGAGCACCAAACACAGAGCTTTATTTAAAAGTGTCACAATTCTCTTCCGAGCATGCACTGTCATGTTCCCGCTCATCTACTCTGAGCTCAAGTACCTGGTGTACTGAAGCATTCTTCCATGGGGTACACAGACTTTTGCAAAAgtagtactattttttttagatgtcttCACATGGGACTGCCTTCACCATCAGCAAAAATCAAGTGAATTATTACAAATGAGGACTTCATCGACAGTATACATGTTGACTTGGCgaaatgtctttgtttttataaatccCCAACCGTTTGCTACATATCTATATTGGAAGGGTgcgaaagatttttttttcctcctccactTCTAATTTGTCATGGTGAAACTGTTATTCTTATAATCACAatgtaaagaaaatatttttgggactaAAGCTTCATATTGAATATTAGTCTCATTAAACGTAAACTGATTTATTTTGGTCAAATCTGGTCTTGTCTTCCTTTGGAAAATATTTCCATTGTTCAATATGTACATAAAAGTAGCTACAGAACATGAATACAGCTCGGTTCAaatcgcgttttttttttttaaatgaacaaggAATGGAATTGTCTAAAATAGTATGTGACGGTTGTTCAGAGACAAAACTAGAAAAGATGCAAAGATGACAAATGCAGACATATCCCTGGTTATAACCATTAAATTATCTTTATTAATTTATACATCACTGATACATGGTATTCTGGTGAAATAATTGGAAGAATTATCCATATTATTCTTTGTGACTCTTTACAAGGACACAAATACTGGTGTGGAAGACCAGAAAGGGAGGGCGGGGGTGAGGTTGAGGCAGTATCCCCAGCCCGTTTGCCAGCACGCCCAAGTGTCTGAATTGAGACTTACCTGGCAGCCACACGAGCAAGGAAACGACCCAGACCCCTCACGACCGCACCGAACCACATTCCGGCCCACTCGTGACCTCAGAGTGAACCTCGTTTTGGACAAACGGTGCGCTTGGGCATAACCTTATCGATACTGGTAGCAGCAAGCTTTCTACTAacattttatagatctaaacaaaAGTACTGTACAGCTACTGCTAATAGAATCCAAGAACCTGGCCTGGACGTTTTCACACCAGATTAAAGTGCTAGAAGCAAACCCACCAATCCACACTTggtcatatatatttatatagcatAATTTACAGGGTAATATACATGATATTGTAACAGCTGAAATGTCAGCACAAATTAATCACTGTCACACTTAACAGCAAAATTTATATGATTATATACACCCCTATATAATCATACATCGCGATATATAATTGTCATATGCGTGTAAAAGCACGTCTCGGGGCTTTTTCAACCGGTGGCCGGAAAAGCAAATTGTGTATCAAGACGTAAAAGCTTTACACGTTCCTCTTAATAGCGCCACGAGCGGCGGCCACTGTGGCCAAAGTGCCACGAGCCTCGCTGGGGCTATTTGAGGTCACAGGACAGTTATTTGCATATTCCACAAAATCTATTGCAACACGTTACTGTCTACTAACAGTACAGCCGGTGTTAGCTGGATTCACACATACACCCACTGAACAGAACGTTACGACGATGGCTGATCTGGTTATAGCTATGTGCTTTCAGATGGTGTGCTAGGACAGTGAACGACGGGAGGACTACCACACACAATACGCCATTAGTTTAGCCTCAAGAAGACCATGTGGAGACCAAACTGGGGgaggaaaacaaaatggaacaaaGTTAACAAATCCCCAACTTGGCCTCAGTGTTCCTCAACACTTCCCGTTGGGACTGTATTCGGACACGACGCCGCCGTCACCGCGTGGATAGAAATTGATTTCCcttctttctcatctaaccctgAAGCACAGTGAGTATCGTCTTACTGTATGGACAAAGTAGAGTGCTACCCCTTTCTGATCTCTATGCTGCAAAGTTGTTGCACGAGGCCATAACGAGATAGACGCAAAGGTAGttgttcacaaaaaaaaaatgctccagaGTAACAGTAGTAACGCACAACAAGCATCCGATAGCTCGCTTCCGGCCTGGATTGGCCCCAGTGATGCGCAGTTAGGGTTGGGACGTTGCCATTTATCTACGGAGGACCGCTCGTTCGTCTCTCTGCTTCAAGCAGGACTTGTCTGTTTCTCCTGTGGCGCAGTGCAATCATATGCCGTGTTACTCAAAAGCCCAGATCTCTATGTCCTGCACATAGAAATCCTCCTTTTTAGATAGCATGGGGTTCCCGAATGTTTTGCACGAGTGACTCCTGCCGTGGTAAAGGTCTCCATCTAGCCAGAGGCCAAACTCGCCGCTGGAAGACAAAAGCGTCAGGTCAtacataacctgaaaatgttttcTGATGCTATAGGTTGGCCAGCATGAACTCACCTTCCACCACCAAAAGCCAAGGAGTCCATATCTCCCTTGATGAAGAACATGTTGTCACCTGTCCATTTGTACACCTGTTGGAGACACAATAGTGTGCATACCAGATTATATTGCGTGACATTTCCTTGtttacataattaattaaaactctttGAAGACTTGTTAAACCCACAACAACATTGGTGCCATCTGAATAAACATCAGCTTATGGTGACAAATTCATACCCGACTGCTACTAAGTTTGGAGGATTTAccttatttactcgcatataatccacacccttaaaatagttgaattttacaatttcttgcgtataaacctccccctgattcccaattttcacctccatattcctggtttcaatagggagtacaaatgtgttactgtgaagggaaaatcttcgcacgtggtatttttgagatactgtttgaatcaaaagcacattattagggtcaatattatttatttatatatctattcatgtatttattgacttacttattacctatctatttatgtctaaaatgcctttcctatttctgcatcctcaccctcttgctacggtGACAACAGAATTTCCCAAAtataggatgaataaagttatccaatccaatccaatccaatccaataaggaCGTTAATATGCCTCTTTgtaaatcaggggtcaccaaactacggcccgtcagcacatttggcccggccctctgaacaataccagagatgctatcggatttatttcctatttggatttttttttttccagaaattttttttcccccccgccctgtcaaagagagaacggaataatggcgaaaaagttaggtaagagaaaaattgattcagaatgcagggtatttaacctggagtggacaaacgattatttttttgttcaatgcaaagaaaaggctgtttgtctcatctgtcaagagacagtggcggtattcaaagaatacaatcttcgccgacactatgaatcccgtcacaaagacaagtacgatagcttgcaaggccaaatacgatcagacaaactcaaagcgaaaaagtgaactactatctcagcagaatacatttgtacgccaagctcagctgaaccaggcatccgttcgggccagctttcgagttgctaaactgatagcaagcaagcagcggtaagcttTTCAcggacggagagtttgttaagaaatgtatggatgctgtcgcggaggaggtgtgtcccgagaagaaagatgcatttaatgccgtaagtctgtcggcgagtacaatcaccagacgagttgaagaaatcgggagtaatgtatatgcccagctgcagcagaagacgaaagaatttgactttttttcattagcactggatgaaagcacagacgtgcaagacaccgtgctcatttttattcgtggagttggCGCAAactgagatatgcgaggatctggcagccctccaaagtctcaaagggactacaacgggagaggatatttttgacaaagtgtgccaaaccatggagaagttggactgggactggtcaaagctagctagcatcacgactgacggggctcctagcatggtgggcgaaactcgcggtctaatgggacgcatgaaccgggagttggaaaaaaggggtctcaccgccccgctacgagtccactgcctaattcaccagcaagcactgtgctgcaaagtgttgacatgagagagattctgctctgacaactgagctgaacttttatctgttaggATTGTGCATGGCataacagaaagttaatgttccatggcttttttttctatgaagaacccagagagagttatttagttattatttacttcataaatagtgttatttatttcctgttttttctgtgaagaactcagagggttatttagttattatttatttcattaatagtgttattatttgtttcctgtaaagaacctggaaagggttatttggttatgtgtggctttctggaaaacaataatttttttaagctcccctacgatcgtcacactttttctgttacaaactgacaccggtcccccatcagagaagggaaaggttatgtggccctcacggTAAAAAGTTTGGGGAACCCTGTTGTAAATGGTAgagtgaacgtccgctgggttcatcgcaataagtagcgtgtcggcaagaaatgaaaccagtcagtcaagcggtcagggtcatgCAAAATTTTGTACATAAACAAGGCGCTCCAACTGATTGGGTGCGccgtccattttagagaaaattttacacctttaagtgcgccctatggggtggaaaatatggtacatttgTTTGATTCATTCGTGTTCTGAAtcacctatcctcacaagggttgtgaggggtgctcaagtctatcccagctaactataggcagcaggcagggggacagccggaatcggtggccagccaatcgcagggcacacggagagaaacaaccattcacacgcacactcatccttaggggcaatttagagtgtccaatcagcctaccgtgcatgtttttgggatgtggaagggaaccgtagtacctagagaaaacccatggatgcctggggaaaacatgcaaactccacacagtagtcTATGGAAGGGTAGTTTctggcaccccctgcgatcctagcATCCAAGGATGAGCGGTATGGACAAATAATAAACGTCAGTAGGTCTACAATGAAAGGACAGTGGGTGTATAAGTTTAGCTCCTCACTGCTGGACTTTTGAACAAGATGAAACACACGATAAAATATTAGTGAGCTTGAACTCCAAAACCAAGcatgaaaggtttttttttttcttacctcaAATTCTGGATTGAATGTAAAGAGGAAGGTTTCTCCTGTGCCATAAAAGCCATCGCTAATTTTAAAGGGCTCTGAGGCTAGGGCACCAAAAACctagacaaaaagaaaaggcaGGGTGAGTTATGTTTGAGTGAACTAACATGGCGCTGATCTCAAAGCATACCTGTCCGTCACTGTCCTTAATGACCATGAGCACAGGGGTGTCCTGTCCCTGCATGGCTCTGTAGAGCGATTTGATGCTCATGCCATGTTTGGTTGTGCCAAAGGCAAGCGTCCATGGATAACCGATGGTCCGTGGCGGGAGATTCCTCGCAAGCTAGGAGTGAAAAGAggcagaaaaggaatgaaacaCTAAAAAGGCCAGTGACCAATGCTCAATTACATCTGCAACGACCTTTTCACACCATCTGCCATTTAAAGAAGAGTAACATGGCTGCATACAGACATAAGATATCCCTAGAGAGAGGGAAGTAGAGCACCATATGAGCACTGTCTCCTTCTGCTGAACGACTGGAGGTCGATGTTGCTACTTTGAGAGAAAAGGCTGACGGATGCATATAACTAACATAGTtggaaaaaactaaattaaaatactCTCCACAGTATACCGCAGCACTTATACACAGTATTGCACAACAGCATCTAAACGCTGTGTTGACTTTCTAATAGTTCATCAGTCTGTGGCCTCTTCTTGTTGATTCAGCATTCTGTTTGTGGTGCTGTAATGAGCAGATGAAGGTCCACTTGGCTCGGCTCTGCGCTGAGTAACATCCTTGGGGTGATTACAGGAAGTCGCATATTGGCAATCCATCGGTCAAGGTG is from Stigmatopora argus isolate UIUO_Sarg chromosome 4, RoL_Sarg_1.0, whole genome shotgun sequence and encodes:
- the sqlea gene encoding squalene monooxygenase, with the protein product MWTFLGLASFTYLYKKSGDFWTLAQKEVVIAVVLFLSTGLLLSYCRYFHGHKLGRISKLLSTPLSLLALLPVINHLVPQSLLVSTRQKSPRSRKQVANGSPTCTSQVGSTDLRTDIEPDVVIVGAGVLGSAMAAVLARDGRRVTVVERDLKEPDRIVGELLQPGGYRALKELGLEGSVEGLDAHLVNGYVIHDMESSTEVEIPYPQAKESVQCGRAFHHGRFIMGLRRAAQAEPNVTFIEGTVTTLEDEDGCVTGIHYKDKNSGDVKEVHAALTVVADGCFSKFRKNLVSGKAHTSSHFVGCLMKDCPQFKANHAELVLADPSPVLIYQISSNHTRVLVDIRGEMPRNLPQYLAEKIHPQLPEHLKDAFMEALQNDRVRSMPASYLPPSTVNKSGVLLLGDAYNMRHPLTGGGMSVALNDVRIWRSLLWNIPDLRDDRALLQAKKKFHWERKSSHSFVVNVLAQALYELFAATDESLHELRKACFRYFKLGGECIAGPIGLLSVLSPRPMILIGHFFAVALYAVYFNFKSESWSTKHRALFKSVTILFRACTVMFPLIYSELKYLVY
- the oxr1a gene encoding oxidation resistance protein 1a isoform X9 — encoded protein: MFTRRAKGQEKRLASKYTRVVSMTEYHRRIDALNSEDLRSLCKRLQITTKEEVNSKHDTAIKTELEPDTFRPNLREPSDLLEADQIEKLARNLPPRTIGYPWTLAFGTTKHGMSIKSLYRAMQGQDTPVLMVIKDSDGQVFGALASEPFKISDGFYGTGETFLFTFNPEFEVYKWTGDNMFFIKGDMDSLAFGGGSGEFGLWLDGDLYHGRSHSCKTFGNPMLSKKEDFYVQDIEIWAFE